The Arthrobacter burdickii genome window below encodes:
- a CDS encoding matrixin family metalloprotease produces MGAMDREWFHEGRDARMNGVRRSPSGRIPEWSLDDALRQASAPPPWRPGPAQKKRRRARMKLRLGTVGALALLVFLYLTPTLFDRYVLPAALPYLPGAEVPPRGVEAGDVPLGVPPPAPASNAYKLMESPVEDQEWVAYDPCRPVHYVVRPDNAPAGSEGLVQEAVAEVSAATGLQFVDDGTTMEAPTEDRDLYQPELYGKRWVPVLITWTDPTEIPGLEGDVAGLGGSDYAQTLGHPLVYVGGQVQLDAPDAAETLQYPDGRAYLKATIMHELGHVVGLDHVDDPHELMYADNIGQISFGDGDRAGLALLGTGPCVPGL; encoded by the coding sequence ATGGGCGCAATGGACCGCGAGTGGTTCCACGAGGGCCGCGACGCCCGGATGAACGGCGTGCGCCGGTCGCCGTCGGGCAGGATCCCGGAATGGTCGCTCGACGACGCCCTCCGCCAGGCGTCTGCTCCCCCGCCGTGGCGCCCCGGTCCGGCACAGAAGAAGCGCCGCCGGGCGAGGATGAAGCTGCGGCTCGGGACCGTAGGAGCACTCGCGCTCCTCGTCTTCCTGTACCTGACGCCGACACTGTTCGACCGCTATGTGCTGCCCGCCGCCCTGCCGTACCTGCCCGGCGCCGAGGTGCCGCCCCGCGGCGTCGAGGCCGGCGACGTCCCGCTCGGGGTTCCGCCACCCGCACCGGCGTCGAACGCGTACAAGTTGATGGAGTCGCCGGTCGAGGACCAGGAGTGGGTGGCGTACGACCCCTGCCGCCCCGTGCACTACGTCGTGCGGCCGGACAACGCGCCGGCGGGGTCCGAGGGCCTCGTCCAGGAAGCCGTCGCGGAGGTCTCGGCGGCGACAGGACTGCAGTTCGTGGACGACGGCACGACCATGGAGGCGCCCACCGAGGACCGCGACCTGTACCAGCCGGAGCTGTACGGCAAGAGGTGGGTCCCGGTACTCATCACGTGGACGGACCCCACCGAGATCCCGGGACTCGAGGGTGACGTGGCCGGGCTCGGCGGCAGCGACTACGCCCAGACACTGGGACACCCTCTGGTGTACGTGGGCGGGCAGGTGCAGCTCGACGCCCCGGACGCCGCCGAGACCCTGCAGTACCCGGACGGCCGCGCGTACCTGAAAGCGACCATCATGCACGAGCTCGGGCACGTCGTCGGGCTCGATCACGTCGATGACCCTCATGAGCTCATGTACGCGGACAACATCGGGCAGATCTCCTTCGGCGACGGAGACCGCGCCGGCCTCGCACTGCTCGGCACCGGCCCGTGCGTGCCGGGACTCTGA
- a CDS encoding alpha/beta fold hydrolase: protein MEHKLFDLGDFSLQKGSVLPSAQLGYTTLGELNEAKDNVVICPTWFTATPTDTATWMTGENRALKPSKYFIIVPNHFGAAVSSSPSNTPPPFGKGTFPRVTAYDNINAQYRLVTEEFGIEKVRLVTSWSMGASQTYAWAALHPEMVQAIAPISGSARTAHYNKVFLHALIRAITADTDWNDGFYGDKPPVRGLRTFASIYAGWGFSEAFYREELYRGFGAGSAEEFIEIFWDPFYLKCDANDLLAQIQTWMHNDLGDHPTFGGDFDAALGAIRAKTIIMNAETDRYFPPIDSEYEAARIPGAVARPIPTIWGHMAPFNPVDQAFIDQGIMELLAD, encoded by the coding sequence ATGGAGCATAAACTTTTCGACCTGGGGGATTTCAGCCTCCAGAAGGGCTCCGTCCTTCCCTCCGCCCAACTCGGCTACACGACGCTGGGTGAGCTGAATGAAGCGAAGGACAACGTCGTCATCTGTCCGACCTGGTTCACTGCTACTCCCACCGACACGGCGACATGGATGACCGGCGAGAACCGCGCCTTGAAGCCGAGCAAATACTTCATCATCGTGCCCAACCACTTCGGGGCGGCCGTCTCCTCCTCGCCGAGCAACACACCTCCCCCCTTCGGCAAAGGCACGTTTCCACGAGTCACGGCCTACGACAACATCAACGCGCAATACCGATTGGTGACCGAGGAATTCGGCATCGAGAAAGTTCGGCTGGTGACAAGCTGGTCCATGGGCGCCTCCCAAACCTACGCTTGGGCGGCGCTGCACCCGGAGATGGTGCAGGCCATCGCGCCGATCTCCGGTTCCGCCCGCACAGCCCATTACAACAAGGTGTTCCTGCACGCCCTCATCCGTGCGATCACGGCCGACACCGACTGGAATGACGGCTTCTACGGCGACAAGCCCCCGGTGCGTGGCCTGCGGACCTTCGCATCCATCTACGCCGGATGGGGCTTCTCGGAGGCGTTCTACCGTGAGGAGCTGTACCGCGGATTCGGAGCGGGTAGCGCGGAGGAGTTCATCGAAATCTTCTGGGACCCCTTCTACCTCAAATGCGATGCCAACGACCTCCTCGCCCAGATCCAGACCTGGATGCACAACGACCTCGGTGACCATCCCACCTTCGGTGGCGACTTCGACGCGGCGCTGGGAGCGATCCGTGCGAAGACGATCATCATGAACGCCGAGACGGATCGGTATTTCCCGCCCATCGACAGTGAGTATGAAGCCGCCCGCATACCGGGAGCTGTCGCCAGGCCCATCCCGACGATCTGGGGCCACATGGCTCCCTTCAATCCCGTCGATCAGGCGTTCATCGATCAGGGCATCATGGAACTGCTCGCCGACTGA
- a CDS encoding LacI family DNA-binding transcriptional regulator, translating to MKAPGKRRPAVTLKDLAAELGIHVSTVSRVLHSDTEVARGAASKETAQKVRDLAKSRGYSPDPQATSLRTRRTRAIGVIVPRLSDIVLATMYEGVEEAAAESNHSTFVMNSHDSLDEQRRKAEIMLARRVDGLILGDVHAGSSLVDDLTARHVPFVLMNRRYPGFPSSTCDDTAGGRLVADHLWSVGHRSVAILAGEPYASTGVDRTAGFVERWHELGGEVPADRILPSRFDTEGGRQAGEELLSLRGEVPTAVFAVNDFAAIGAMGAFRAAGLVVGQDIAVVGFNDTSLAAQLPIPLTSVRSPMVEIGRAAVGMLRRVMNGEEVASVRHPPELFVRESSASAGAAPRGAAVVLAGSSGTGGLQAP from the coding sequence GTGAAGGCACCAGGCAAGAGGCGTCCGGCGGTCACCCTGAAGGACCTCGCCGCCGAGCTGGGGATCCACGTCTCCACGGTGTCGCGGGTGCTGCACTCCGACACGGAGGTGGCACGTGGGGCAGCCTCGAAGGAGACCGCCCAGAAGGTGCGTGACCTGGCGAAGTCGAGGGGATACTCACCCGATCCGCAGGCCACCAGCCTGCGCACCCGCCGGACGAGAGCCATCGGCGTGATCGTGCCCCGGCTCTCCGACATCGTCCTCGCGACGATGTACGAGGGCGTGGAGGAAGCCGCCGCCGAGAGCAACCATTCGACCTTCGTGATGAACTCCCACGACAGCCTGGACGAGCAGCGCCGCAAGGCCGAGATCATGCTCGCGCGGCGCGTGGACGGGCTGATCCTGGGGGACGTCCATGCCGGCAGCAGCCTGGTCGACGACCTCACCGCCCGCCATGTGCCCTTCGTCCTGATGAACCGCCGCTACCCGGGATTCCCCTCCTCGACCTGCGACGACACGGCGGGAGGACGACTGGTCGCGGACCACCTGTGGAGCGTCGGGCACCGCTCCGTCGCGATCCTCGCGGGTGAGCCGTACGCCAGTACGGGAGTGGACCGGACGGCCGGGTTCGTCGAGCGCTGGCACGAACTGGGCGGCGAGGTGCCGGCAGACCGCATCCTGCCGTCCCGCTTCGACACCGAGGGCGGACGCCAGGCGGGCGAGGAGCTGCTGAGCCTCCGCGGCGAGGTGCCGACCGCCGTGTTCGCCGTCAACGACTTCGCAGCCATCGGCGCCATGGGAGCGTTCCGGGCCGCCGGTCTCGTCGTCGGCCAGGACATCGCCGTCGTCGGGTTCAACGACACGTCCCTGGCCGCGCAGCTCCCCATTCCACTGACCTCGGTCCGTTCACCCATGGTCGAGATCGGGCGGGCCGCCGTCGGGATGCTGCGGCGGGTGATGAACGGGGAGGAAGTCGCGTCGGTGCGCCATCCGCCGGAGCTGTTCGTGCGGGAGAGCAGCGCGTCGGCCGGCGCCGCACCGAGGGGAGCTGCCGTTGTGCTCGCGGGCAGCTCCGGGACTGGCGGCCTGCAAGCACCATGA
- a CDS encoding heme-degrading domain-containing protein, with product MSNEASAAILAPFDPDGGDDQPAAALESLISTVEAEVAELQFTRFTNDDAVALGQLLVQLGVSRDLPIAISICKPNHILFRAALDGATPDNDYWLDAKSRTAARYFVPSLLVGLRARRNGGHAEDNPMFDTSTHAAHGGSFPLYVRGVGPVATVTVSGLPQLEDHKLVVEALRTFHAADGL from the coding sequence ATGAGCAATGAAGCTTCTGCAGCAATCCTCGCCCCGTTCGATCCTGACGGCGGGGACGACCAGCCTGCCGCAGCGCTCGAGTCGCTCATCTCGACGGTCGAGGCGGAAGTCGCGGAGCTCCAGTTCACCCGCTTCACCAACGACGACGCCGTGGCGCTCGGACAGCTCCTCGTCCAGCTGGGCGTCAGCCGCGACCTGCCAATCGCGATCAGCATCTGCAAGCCGAACCACATCCTCTTCCGGGCCGCGCTCGACGGCGCCACCCCCGATAACGATTACTGGCTCGATGCGAAGAGCCGCACGGCAGCGCGCTACTTCGTGCCGTCGCTGCTCGTCGGCCTCCGCGCACGCCGCAACGGTGGCCACGCCGAGGACAACCCGATGTTCGACACCTCGACGCATGCCGCCCATGGGGGCTCGTTCCCGCTGTACGTCCGGGGCGTGGGACCCGTGGCCACCGTGACGGTGTCCGGACTGCCGCAGCTCGAGGACCACAAACTCGTGGTCGAGGCCCTGCGCACTTTCCACGCGGCCGACGGCCTCTGA
- a CDS encoding SDR family NAD(P)-dependent oxidoreductase has product MQQSEVAIVTGAASGIGRALAVHYAGRNVRTIIGTFPGDPHDPEETLSGVRAAGGEGVIHEVDVRSTPSVDAFAQRALDEYGRLDYAIANAGILRNAPLNELTDDLWTAMLDVDLTGVLRTLRSASQRMDGPGALVAVSSIAGGVYGWEEHAHYASAKAGVLGLIRSIASELGPRQIRANAVIPGLIETPQSLDPVNSLGPEGLERAGKDIPWGRVGRPEEVADVIGFLTSDASRYITGQSLIVDGGLTIKMRA; this is encoded by the coding sequence ATGCAGCAGTCTGAGGTAGCCATCGTCACGGGCGCCGCCAGCGGTATCGGCCGCGCGCTCGCCGTCCACTACGCGGGCCGGAACGTCCGGACCATCATCGGCACCTTCCCCGGCGACCCGCACGACCCGGAGGAGACCCTCTCCGGCGTGCGGGCCGCCGGTGGGGAGGGCGTCATCCACGAGGTCGACGTGCGGTCCACTCCTTCGGTGGATGCCTTCGCTCAGCGCGCCCTGGATGAGTACGGACGCCTGGACTACGCGATCGCCAACGCGGGCATCCTCCGCAATGCTCCGCTCAACGAGCTGACGGACGACCTGTGGACCGCGATGCTCGACGTCGACCTGACCGGCGTGCTCCGTACGCTGCGGTCGGCGTCACAGCGGATGGACGGACCCGGCGCGCTCGTCGCCGTGTCCTCCATCGCCGGTGGCGTGTACGGGTGGGAGGAACACGCGCACTACGCCTCGGCCAAGGCCGGTGTCCTCGGGCTCATCCGAAGCATCGCGTCGGAACTGGGGCCACGGCAGATCCGCGCCAACGCGGTGATTCCCGGCCTGATCGAGACACCGCAGTCCCTCGACCCGGTGAACTCGCTGGGCCCCGAGGGGCTCGAGCGGGCCGGCAAGGATATTCCATGGGGTCGCGTGGGCCGGCCGGAGGAGGTCGCCGACGTGATCGGATTCCTGACCTCGGACGCTTCCCGGTACATCACCGGACAGTCGCTCATCGTGGACGGCGGCCTGACCATCAAGATGCGCGCATGA
- a CDS encoding biotin-dependent carboxyltransferase family protein, whose amino-acid sequence MAFDILEPGLATSVQDLGRLGYYNVGIPQGGAMDQLSASMANALVGNAETDAVLECAYLGPKFTTDADAVLAVTGAPVQVKVNGAPVEQWTRLPLAAGDEVSFGMLSGGTRYYIAVQGGIDVPLVLGSRSTYALGALGGWQGRALKAGDTLPVGAVAPSARSVRDSIPEDLRPVYAKEVTVRILPGLYDHRLTAEGMETLVSASWKLTPVADRTGLRYSGPDIAWKPRTQPFGAGSDPSNIVDAGYAVGSIQIPGGKEPIVLHRDAVSGGGYAMVATVISADMDVVARSAPGTVTHFEPVTMEQALTARADAARSRRAVWE is encoded by the coding sequence ATGGCCTTTGACATCCTCGAACCCGGCCTCGCCACCTCGGTCCAGGACCTGGGCCGCCTCGGCTACTACAACGTCGGCATCCCGCAGGGCGGTGCCATGGACCAGCTGTCCGCATCGATGGCCAATGCCCTGGTGGGCAATGCCGAAACGGACGCCGTACTCGAGTGCGCCTACCTCGGCCCGAAATTCACCACCGACGCCGACGCCGTTCTCGCCGTCACCGGCGCGCCCGTCCAGGTCAAGGTCAACGGAGCGCCGGTGGAGCAGTGGACCCGGCTCCCGCTCGCTGCGGGGGACGAGGTGTCCTTCGGGATGCTCTCGGGCGGAACGCGCTACTACATCGCGGTGCAGGGCGGCATCGATGTGCCCCTGGTCCTCGGGAGCCGCAGCACCTATGCGCTCGGCGCCCTTGGCGGCTGGCAGGGCCGCGCCCTCAAGGCCGGCGACACGCTCCCCGTGGGCGCCGTCGCGCCGTCGGCCCGATCCGTTCGGGACTCGATCCCCGAGGACCTGAGGCCGGTCTATGCGAAGGAGGTCACCGTCCGCATCCTGCCGGGCCTGTACGACCACCGGCTGACCGCCGAGGGCATGGAGACCCTCGTGAGCGCTTCGTGGAAACTGACTCCCGTGGCCGACCGGACGGGCCTGCGCTACTCCGGACCCGACATCGCCTGGAAGCCGCGCACGCAGCCCTTCGGGGCCGGCTCGGATCCGTCCAACATCGTGGACGCGGGCTACGCGGTCGGGTCCATCCAGATCCCGGGCGGCAAGGAGCCGATCGTCCTGCACCGCGATGCGGTCTCCGGCGGTGGGTACGCGATGGTCGCGACGGTCATCAGCGCGGACATGGACGTCGTCGCCCGTAGCGCACCGGGGACGGTGACGCACTTCGAGCCCGTGACGATGGAGCAAGCCCTCACTGCCCGGGCCGACGCAGCCAGAAGCCGGCGCGCCGTCTGGGAGTGA
- a CDS encoding MFS transporter, producing the protein MSIQEGVDLSTPTRNEQRNFPVFSKKKTSTATVLALCAWTVAVFDYGLFGTLLPAMQEEFGWTAPEAYAVNTWIAVGTAIVCFGIGPVIDRLGRKKGMMLTVGGTAVISGVTALIPATLGFASNALLVLVRSFGGLGFSEQAVNATYMNEVYQVTEDERKRKRPGFHYSFIQGGWPLGFLLASALGLAFLPLLGWRALYLMATLPAIIIVLLIARKLKETPQFELHQRLTELEKGGKSDEAHALAAAYGVEHSSTSPLKRIWEGEYRRNTIVFSLAWILNFFGIAIFSVLGTSVLANAKGVELTDAFLLLIVINMLAYFGYVFHGWVGDKVGRKRTIIVGWIISGLSFAVMLSPLVSSPFLIILTYGTGLFFLVGPYAAIQYFMAECYPVSCRATGLAFIGAMSQPGTIIGGALFTIVATAAGTGAAALWVGAVGTLLSGVLMIAARPVAAVALEEPHAAV; encoded by the coding sequence ATGTCCATTCAAGAGGGTGTCGACCTTTCGACGCCGACACGTAACGAGCAACGCAATTTCCCGGTGTTCTCGAAGAAGAAGACCAGCACGGCGACCGTTCTCGCCCTCTGCGCCTGGACCGTGGCGGTCTTCGACTACGGCCTGTTCGGCACCCTCCTGCCGGCCATGCAGGAGGAATTCGGCTGGACGGCGCCGGAAGCGTACGCCGTCAATACCTGGATCGCCGTCGGAACGGCGATCGTCTGCTTCGGCATCGGACCGGTGATCGACCGTCTCGGCCGCAAGAAAGGGATGATGCTGACCGTCGGCGGCACCGCTGTCATCTCCGGCGTCACCGCCCTGATCCCTGCCACCCTCGGCTTCGCCAGCAATGCGCTGCTGGTCCTGGTCCGGTCCTTCGGCGGTCTGGGCTTTTCCGAGCAGGCCGTGAACGCGACCTACATGAACGAGGTCTACCAGGTCACCGAGGACGAGCGGAAGCGCAAGCGTCCCGGGTTCCACTACTCCTTCATCCAGGGCGGCTGGCCGCTGGGCTTCCTCCTCGCGAGCGCCCTCGGGCTCGCGTTCCTGCCCCTCCTCGGCTGGCGCGCGCTCTACCTCATGGCCACGCTCCCCGCGATCATCATCGTCCTGCTCATCGCCCGCAAGCTGAAGGAGACGCCGCAGTTCGAGCTGCACCAGCGCCTCACCGAATTGGAGAAGGGCGGCAAGAGCGACGAAGCCCACGCGCTCGCAGCCGCCTACGGCGTCGAGCACTCCTCGACGTCGCCGCTCAAGCGCATCTGGGAAGGCGAGTACCGCCGGAACACGATCGTCTTCTCGCTCGCCTGGATCCTCAACTTCTTCGGCATCGCGATCTTCAGCGTCCTCGGCACCTCGGTGCTGGCCAACGCCAAGGGCGTCGAGCTGACCGACGCCTTCCTGCTGCTGATCGTCATCAACATGCTCGCCTACTTCGGCTATGTCTTCCACGGCTGGGTCGGTGACAAGGTGGGCCGGAAGAGGACCATCATCGTGGGGTGGATCATCTCGGGCCTGTCCTTCGCCGTGATGCTGAGCCCGCTGGTGTCGAGCCCGTTCCTGATCATCCTCACCTACGGCACTGGCCTGTTCTTCCTGGTGGGCCCCTACGCCGCCATCCAGTACTTCATGGCGGAGTGCTACCCCGTCAGTTGCCGTGCCACCGGGCTCGCCTTCATCGGAGCCATGAGTCAGCCGGGGACGATCATCGGCGGTGCACTCTTCACCATCGTCGCCACCGCGGCCGGCACCGGAGCAGCCGCCCTGTGGGTCGGCGCCGTCGGGACCCTGCTCTCCGGCGTCCTGATGATCGCCGCACGACCCGTCGCGGCCGTCGCCCTTGAGGAGCCGCATGCAGCAGTCTGA
- a CDS encoding asparaginase, whose protein sequence is MGSTTTGQVVLLATGGTIASRNDSSAGATLAADAGSTVLAAAGQNVPAVEVVDLMQKGSYLLTFDDMLSVCTGIRTALESPETLGVVVTHGTDTMEETGYLADLLHDDSRPVVFTGAQRAADSQEPDGPANLRGAITLAASPEARGRGALIVFDGEVFALPGTRKTETSRLHAFGNPDRGSAGSVSSTGVVELGPAPERPSPLPPPPSGSSVRVDIVPSYPGADATLFAAALDAGARGIVLEATGLGNANAELCDAVRAAVRDGVVVVTSTRVHAGPVYGVYGAGGGKTLEDAGAVPSGLLRPSQARTLLHALLALGLPPDDVARHVRERGRP, encoded by the coding sequence ATGGGATCAACCACTACCGGGCAGGTCGTGCTGCTGGCGACGGGCGGCACGATCGCGTCCCGCAACGACTCCTCGGCCGGCGCGACCCTCGCCGCCGATGCGGGCAGCACCGTGCTGGCGGCGGCCGGGCAGAACGTCCCCGCTGTGGAGGTCGTGGACCTCATGCAGAAGGGCTCCTACCTCCTCACCTTCGACGACATGCTCTCGGTCTGCACGGGCATCCGCACCGCGCTGGAGTCCCCCGAGACGCTCGGCGTGGTCGTCACCCACGGCACCGACACGATGGAGGAGACGGGTTACCTCGCCGACCTCCTCCACGACGATTCGCGGCCCGTCGTGTTCACGGGCGCCCAGCGGGCTGCAGACAGCCAGGAACCGGACGGACCGGCGAACCTGCGGGGCGCCATCACCCTCGCGGCGTCACCCGAGGCGCGCGGCAGGGGTGCCCTGATCGTGTTCGACGGGGAGGTCTTCGCCCTTCCCGGCACCCGGAAGACGGAGACGAGCCGGCTCCATGCCTTCGGCAACCCGGACCGGGGATCCGCGGGATCCGTCTCGAGTACCGGCGTCGTCGAGCTGGGACCGGCCCCTGAGCGCCCGTCTCCCCTCCCCCCTCCCCCGTCAGGGTCTTCCGTGCGGGTTGACATCGTCCCCTCCTATCCCGGCGCGGACGCAACCCTCTTCGCTGCCGCGCTCGACGCCGGTGCTCGCGGGATCGTCCTGGAGGCCACCGGGCTGGGGAATGCGAACGCAGAGCTCTGCGATGCGGTGCGCGCGGCGGTGCGCGACGGCGTCGTCGTCGTCACCAGCACGCGCGTCCATGCGGGACCGGTGTACGGCGTGTACGGCGCCGGCGGCGGCAAGACGCTCGAGGACGCCGGCGCCGTTCCGTCGGGGCTGCTCCGTCCGTCCCAGGCACGCACGCTCCTGCACGCCCTGCTCGCGCTCGGACTGCCTCCCGACGACGTCGCCCGCCACGTCCGCGAGCGCGGCAGACCCTGA
- a CDS encoding mycothiol-dependent nitroreductase Rv2466c family protein: MTSPDIRFYFDPVCPFAWMTSKWVRMVSEQRDYAVEWRFISLRLLNASVDYDAHFPVGYEAGHTAGLRLLRVAARTREEHGPEAVGRLYERLGTRIFDMHKDDSDGGHRGTVDFLVPVLAESGLPEHLADALEDSSLDAAIQAETDEALTLTGKDVGTPIIHFEPPEGVAFFGPVISRLPDPDQAVELWDHVLGLARFPGFAELKRSLRERPQLRSFGVEEDEAGLQEDWHGGSRRTKK; this comes from the coding sequence ATGACCTCCCCCGATATCCGGTTCTATTTCGACCCCGTCTGCCCCTTCGCCTGGATGACCAGCAAGTGGGTGCGCATGGTGTCGGAGCAGCGCGACTACGCAGTCGAATGGCGCTTCATCTCACTCCGCCTGCTCAACGCATCCGTCGACTACGACGCCCACTTTCCCGTCGGCTACGAAGCCGGGCACACCGCGGGCCTACGCCTGTTGCGCGTCGCCGCACGCACCCGGGAGGAACACGGACCCGAGGCCGTCGGGCGGCTCTACGAGCGACTGGGCACCCGGATCTTCGACATGCACAAGGACGATTCCGACGGCGGCCACCGCGGGACTGTGGACTTCCTGGTGCCGGTCCTCGCCGAGTCCGGACTGCCCGAACACCTCGCCGACGCCCTGGAGGACTCCTCGCTCGACGCCGCCATCCAGGCGGAGACGGACGAGGCCCTGACCCTGACGGGCAAGGACGTTGGGACGCCGATCATCCATTTCGAGCCACCGGAGGGCGTGGCCTTCTTCGGTCCCGTGATCAGCCGCCTGCCCGATCCCGACCAGGCGGTCGAACTCTGGGACCACGTGCTGGGCCTGGCGCGTTTCCCCGGTTTTGCCGAGCTCAAGAGGAGCCTGCGGGAGCGCCCTCAGCTGCGCAGCTTCGGCGTAGAGGAGGATGAGGCCGGGCTGCAGGAGGACTGGCACGGCGGGAGCCGCCGGACCAAGAAGTAG
- a CDS encoding polysaccharide deacetylase family protein, whose translation MTKDIQIAFGVDVDAVAGMLGSYGGEDSPCDISRGLFSGEVGGPRILRLFEKYSLPSTWFVPGHSIETFPDLTRMIVDAGHEIGVHGYSHENPIAMTREQETAILDKSIDLIEKVSGRRPTGYVAPWWEFSPITNEILLERGIKYDHSLMHNDFEPYYVRVGDSWTKIDYTKPAEAWMKPLVRGSETDLVEIPANWYLDDLPPMMFIKASPNSHGFVNPRDIEQMWRDQFDWVYAEMDSAVYTMTIHPDVSGRPQVLLMLERLIQHFNSHEGVTWHTFDQIADSFLARNPRKESN comes from the coding sequence ATGACGAAAGATATACAGATCGCCTTCGGCGTAGACGTCGACGCAGTTGCCGGAATGCTCGGCTCCTACGGCGGCGAGGATTCCCCCTGCGACATCTCCCGCGGGCTCTTCAGCGGGGAGGTCGGCGGGCCGCGGATCCTGCGCCTCTTCGAGAAGTACTCCCTGCCCTCCACCTGGTTCGTTCCGGGACACTCGATCGAGACCTTCCCCGACCTCACCCGGATGATCGTGGATGCCGGCCATGAGATCGGCGTCCACGGCTATTCGCACGAGAACCCGATCGCCATGACCCGTGAGCAGGAGACGGCAATCCTCGACAAGTCGATAGACCTCATCGAGAAGGTCTCGGGCCGTCGGCCCACCGGTTATGTGGCTCCCTGGTGGGAGTTCTCGCCCATCACCAACGAGATCCTGCTCGAGCGGGGCATCAAGTACGACCACTCGCTCATGCACAACGACTTCGAGCCCTACTACGTGAGGGTCGGGGACAGCTGGACGAAGATCGACTACACCAAGCCCGCGGAGGCATGGATGAAGCCCCTCGTCCGCGGTTCCGAGACCGACCTCGTGGAGATCCCGGCGAACTGGTACCTCGACGACCTCCCTCCCATGATGTTCATCAAGGCCTCCCCGAACTCGCACGGCTTCGTCAACCCGCGGGACATCGAGCAGATGTGGCGGGACCAGTTCGACTGGGTCTACGCCGAGATGGACTCCGCCGTCTACACCATGACGATCCACCCGGACGTCTCCGGCAGGCCGCAGGTACTGCTCATGCTCGAGCGCCTCATCCAGCACTTCAACTCCCACGAGGGCGTCACCTGGCACACCTTCGACCAGATCGCCGACTCGTTCCTGGCACGCAATCCCCGAAAGGAATCGAACTGA
- a CDS encoding SDR family NAD(P)-dependent oxidoreductase, which produces MTAGGEPRGAGSPRTVVVTGGASGIGAAIADGFTAQGDTVVVLDRAPGPGVIEVDVAREDSVRSAFAAARDRVGTIDILVNSAGLLTESPIENMTLAMWTETISVDLTGVFLCCREVVGPMRRQRWGRIINISSQLGIKGGTGLGHYSAAKAGVIGMTKALALEVSADNVLANCIAPGPIETPLVDGISEDWKVAKRAELPLRRFGVPAEVAPTALLLASDPGGNLFVGQTLGPNSGDVMP; this is translated from the coding sequence ATGACGGCGGGCGGTGAGCCACGGGGTGCCGGCAGTCCCCGCACCGTCGTCGTGACCGGAGGCGCCAGCGGGATCGGGGCGGCAATCGCGGACGGGTTCACGGCGCAGGGGGACACGGTGGTGGTGCTGGACCGTGCCCCCGGCCCGGGGGTCATCGAGGTCGACGTCGCGCGCGAGGACAGCGTCCGGAGTGCCTTCGCTGCCGCCCGCGACAGAGTCGGGACCATCGACATCCTGGTCAACAGCGCCGGGCTCCTCACCGAGTCCCCGATCGAGAACATGACGCTTGCGATGTGGACGGAGACCATCTCGGTGGACCTCACCGGGGTGTTCCTCTGCTGCCGTGAGGTCGTCGGCCCCATGCGTCGCCAGCGATGGGGGCGGATCATCAACATCTCCTCCCAGCTGGGCATCAAGGGCGGCACGGGACTCGGCCACTACAGCGCAGCGAAGGCCGGGGTGATCGGGATGACGAAGGCCCTCGCCCTCGAGGTCTCGGCCGACAACGTCCTGGCCAACTGCATCGCGCCGGGTCCGATCGAGACGCCGCTCGTCGACGGCATCTCCGAGGACTGGAAGGTCGCGAAGCGTGCGGAGTTGCCACTGCGGCGGTTCGGCGTGCCGGCCGAGGTCGCTCCGACCGCACTGCTCCTCGCGAGCGATCCCGGCGGCAACCTGTTCGTCGGCCAGACCCTCGGACCGAACTCCGGGGATGTGATGCCATGA